In one Cervus elaphus chromosome 9, mCerEla1.1, whole genome shotgun sequence genomic region, the following are encoded:
- the C9H19orf53 gene encoding leydig cell tumor 10 kDa protein homolog: MAQGQRKFQAQKPAKSKAAAAAASARNRGPRKGGRVIAPKKARIVQQQQLKKNLEVGIRKKIEHDVVMKASTSLPKKLALLKASTKRKEASSSTKMPA, from the exons ATGGCGCAGGGGCAGCGCAAGTTTCAGGCGCAGAAGCCAGCGAAGAgcaaggcggcggcggcggcggcttcgGCGCGGAACCGGGGCCCGAGGAAGGGCG GTCGCGTTATCGCACCCAAGAAGGCACGCATcgtgcagcagcagcagctcaagaAG AACCTGGAGGTTGGGATCCGGAAGAAGATTGAACATGACGTGGTGATGAAAGCCAGCACCAGCCTGCCCAAAAAGCTGGCGCTTTTGAAGGCCAGCACCAAGAGGAAGGAGGCCTCTTCCTCCACCAAGATGCCTGCCTAA
- the MRI1 gene encoding methylthioribose-1-phosphate isomerase, whose product MTLEAIHYSRGSLKILDQLLLPQQSRYEAVGSVRQAWEAIRAMKVRGAPAIALVGCLSLAVELQAGAGGPGLAALVAFVRDALSFLVTARPTAVNMARAARDLADLAAQEAEREGATEEAVRERVICWAEDMLEKDLRDNRSIGDLGAHHILKRAAPQGGKVTVLTHCNTGALATAGYGTALGVIRSLHNLGRLEHAFCTETRPYNQGARLTAFELVYEQIPATLIADSMAAAAMAHRGVSAVVVGADRVVANGDTANKVGTYQLAIVAKHHGIPFYVAAPSSSCDLRLETGQEIVIEERPGQELTNVNGVRIAAPGIGVWNPAFDVTPHDLITGGIITELGVFAPEELRAALSTTIS is encoded by the exons ATGACTTTGGAGGCAATCCACTACTCGCGGGGCTCACTGAAGATCCTCGACCAGCTGCTGCTGCCCCAGCAGAGCCGCTATGAGGCTGTGGGCTCGGTGCGCCAGGCCTGGGAGGCCATCCGCGCTATGAAG GTGCGCGGCGCCCCAGCCATTGCCCTCGTGGGCTGCCTCAGCCTCGCCGTGGAGCTGCAGGCGGGCGCCGGGGGACCTGGCCTTGCCGCACTCGTGGCCTTCGTCCGGGACGCGCTGAGCTTCCTTGTCACCGCCCGACCCACCGCCGTCAACATGGCCCGCGCCGCCCGGGACCTGGCCGACCTCGCGGCCCAGGAGGCGGAGCGGGAGGGCGCAACGGAGGAGGCGGTCCGAGAGAG AGTGATCTGCTGGGCCGAGGACATGCTGGAAAAAGACCTCCGGGACAATCGGAGCATCGGGGACCTGGGAGCCCACCACATCCTAAAGCGGGCAGCACCCCAGGGTGGCAAGGTGACTGTGCTGACCCACTGCAACACTGGTGCGCTGGCCACCGCTGGCTATGGCACAGCCCTAG GTGTGATCCGCTCACTGCATAACCTGGGCCGTCTGGAGCACGCCTTCTGCACGGAGACCCGGCCCTACAACCAGGGAGCCCGGCTGACTGCCTTCGAGCTGGTCTACGAGCAGATCCCTGCCACCCTCATCGCTGACAGCATGGCGGCAGCCGCCATGGCCCACCGAGGCGTGTCAG CTGTTGTCGTGGGAGCCGACCGCGTGGTTGCCAATGGTGACACAGCCAACAAAGTGGGCACCTACCAGCTAGCCATCGTGGCCAAGCACCACGGCATCCCCTTCTATGTGGCTGCCCCCAGCTCCTCGTGTGACCTCCGCCTGGAGACAGGCCAGGAGATCGTCATTGAGGAGCGTCCCGGCCAGGAACTGACCAACGTCAATGGGGTCAGGATTGCGGCACCAG GAATTGGAGTTTGGAATCCTGCCTTTGATGTCACCCCCCACGACCTCATCACTGGTGGCATCATCACAGAGCTGGGCGTCTTTGCCCCCGAGGAGCTCCGGGCAGCCCTTAGTACCACCATCTCCTGA
- the YJU2B gene encoding coiled-coil domain-containing protein 130, producing MGERKGVNKYYPPDFNPEKHGSLNRYHNSHPLRERARKLSQGILIIRFEMPYNIWCDGCKNHIGMGVRYNAEKKKVGNYYTTPIYRFRMKCHLCVNYIEMQTDPANCDYVIVSGAQRKEERWDMEDNEQVLTTEHEKKQKLEMDAMFRLEHGEADRSTLKKALPTLSHIQEAQSAWKDDFALNSMLRKRFREKKKAMQEEEERDQALQAKASLAIPLVPETEDDRRLAALLKFHTLDSYEDKQKLKRTEIISRSWFPSTPGASASSSSGGNSSKASSVLKKLAQNRRATPTSSPVTLGHLGIVRRRSREVPESPQHPAETFKSGEPQVPEGANQNRPASPRDCSLETAETPRNSGPLGQEESCQDRPQPPPDTAPEAANPQDTQPCSLGSSLVADYSGSESE from the exons ATG GGTGAAAGGAAAGGCGTAAACAAGTACTACCCTCCAGATTTCAACCCTGAGAAG CATGGCTCCCTCAACAGATACCACAACAGCCACCCGCTTCGGGAGCGGGCTCGGAAGCTGTCCCAGGGCATCCTCATCATCAG GTTTGAGATGCCCTATAACATCTGGTGCGACGGCTGCAAGAACCACATCGGCATGG GTGTTCGTTACAACGCAGAGAAGAAGAAGGTTGGCAATTACTACACGACCCCGATCTACAG GTTCAGGATGAAATGCCACCTCTGTGTCAACTACATCGAGATGCAGACGGACCCCGCCAACTGTGACTACGTGATTGTGAGTGGCGCCCAGCGCAAGGAGGAGCGCTGGGACATGGAGGACAACGAACAGGTGCTGACCACAG AGCACgagaagaagcagaagctggagatGGACGCCATGTTCCGCCTGGAGCACGGCGAGGCTGACCGGAGCACACTCAAGAAGGCCCTCCCCACCCTGAGCCACATCCAGGAGGCCCAGAGCGCCTGGAAGGACGACTTCGCCCTCAACAGCATGCTTCGGAAGAGGTTCCGG gaaaagaaaaaagccatgcaggaggaggaggagagggaccaGGCACTGCAGGCCAAGGCCAGCCTGGCCATCCCGCTGGTGCCGGAGACAGAGGATGACCGTAGACTGGCCGCCCTGCTGAAGTTCCACACCCTAGACT CGTACGAGGACAAGCAGAAGCTCAAGCGGACAGAGATCATCAGCCGCTCCTGGTTCCCCTCCACCCCGGGAGCCAGcgccagcagcagcagtggcggCAACAGCAGCAAAGCCAGCAGCGTCCTGAAGAAACTGGCCCAGAACCGCAGAGCCACTCCCACCAGCTCCCCCGTCACCCTGGGGCACCTGGGCATCGTGCGGCGGCGGTCCCGGGAGGTCCCAGAGAGCCCCCAGCACCCGGCCGAAACCTTCAAGTCTGGGGAGCCACAGGTGCCAGAGGGGGCCAACCAGAACAGGCCTGCGTCCCCCCGAGACTGCTCTCTGGAGACAGCCGAGACCCCTAGGAACAGCGGgccactggggcaggaggagagctgTCAGGACAGGCCCCAGCCCCCTCCAGACACCGCCCCCGAGGCAGCCAACCCCCAGGACACACAGCCCTGCAGCCTCGGCTCCTCACTTGTGGCTGACTATTCCGGCTCCGAGAGCGAGTGA